One region of Triticum aestivum cultivar Chinese Spring chromosome 6B, IWGSC CS RefSeq v2.1, whole genome shotgun sequence genomic DNA includes:
- the LOC123138198 gene encoding 60S ribosomal protein L6, mitochondrial has translation MEAKFFRFLKLVGVGFKARTEREGRELFLKLGYSHEVQFTAPPAVRVFCFKPNIICCTGIDKHRVHHFAGAVRCSKPPEVYKGKGILYIDEVIKLKPGKKQQKK, from the coding sequence ATGGAAGCCAAGTTCTTTCGGTTTCTGAAGCTTGTTGGAGTTGGCTTCAAAGCAAGGACCGAGCGTGAAGGCCGCGAGTTGTTTCTGAAACTGGGCTACAGTCATGAGGTGCAGTTCACCGCTCCACCTGCCGTCCGCGTCTTCTGCTTCAAACCCAACATAATATGCTGTACTGGCATTGACAAGCATAGAGTGCACCATTTTGCTGGAGCTGTCCGATGCAGCAAACCTCCAGAAGTGTACAAAGGGAAGGGCATACTGTACATCGACGAGGTCATAAAGCTGAAACCGGggaagaagcagcagaagaagtAA